GTGCCGGTTCCGGACGATCCGAAGCACGTGATGTATGTCTGGGTGGACGCGCTGACCAATTACATCACCGCGGCCGGCTATCCCGACGCCGCAGCTCCGAAATGGCGCTACTGGCCGGCGAGCGCGCATATCATCGGCAAGGACATCTTACGCTTCCACGCGGTTTATTGGCCGGCCTTCCTGATGGCTGCGGGAATAGAGCCACCCAAGCGCGTTTTCGCGCATGGCTTTCTGTTCAACCGCGGCGAGAAGATGTCGAAGTCGGTCGGCAACGTGATCGATCCCTTCGAGCTCGTGGAGCGCTATGGCCTCGACCAGGTGCGCTACTTCTTCCTGCGGGAGGTGCCGTTCGGCCAGGATGGCAGCTATAGCCATGAAGCGATCGTCAATCGCACCAATGCCGATCTCGCGAACGATCTCGGCAATCTGGCGCAACGCTCCCTCTCGATGATCGCCAAGAACTGCGACGGCAAGGTGCCGGCGCCTTCGGCCTTCGCGCCGGCCGACGAGGCACTGCTTGCTGCTGCGGACGCGCTGATGCCCAAGGCACGCGCGGCGATCGCCGATTTTGCGCTGCACAGCCTTCTGGCCGAGACCTGGGCCGTGGTGGCGGAGGCGAACCGCTATTTCGCATCTCAGGAGCCATGGACGCTGCGCAAGACGGATCCCGCCCGCATGGCGACTGTCCTTTATGTCACGGCTGAGGTGTTGCGGCAGGTGGCCATCCTCGTGCAGCCCGTGACGCCGAACGCCGCCGAAAAGCTTCTCGACCTGCTCGCTATTTCGCCGGAAGCGCGCAATTTCGCGGCGCTCGGTTCTGCGGGACGCCTGGCTGAGGGCGGTGCCTTGCCGCCTCCCGCACCAATCTTCCCGCGGTATGTCGAGCCGGAGGCCGCGGGCGAAGGGCAGGGCGCGTGACGGGCATGCTGGTCGATAGTCATTGCCATCTCGACTACTACCAGACTGATCTCGACGCGATCCTGGCGCGGGCGCAGGCGGCAGGCGTCAGGCGCCTTGTCACGATCTCGACCCTCGTCAGCCAATTCGATACCTATCGCGCGTTGGCCGAGCGCAATCCCGGCGTCTTCTTCTCGGTGGGCACGCATCCCCACCAGGTTGGCGAAGAGCCCGACGTGCCGGTTTCTCGGCTGGTCGCGCTCTCCGCTCACCCGCGCTGTATCGCGATCGGCGAGGCGGGCCTCGACTATTTCTATGATCGCAATCCGCGCGACCTACAGCAGGCGGTGTTCCGGACACATATCGCTGCAGCGCGGGACAGCGGGCTTCCGCTCGTCATTCACGCGCGGTCGGCTGACGAGGATATGATCGCGATCCTGAAGGACGAGATCCGGGCAGGAACCTTCACCGCGGTGCTGCATTGCTTTTCGTCTGGCCGGGAACTGGCCGAGGTAGGGCTTGAGCTCGGGCTCTACCTCTCGTTCTCTGGAATCCTGACCTTCCGGCGATCCGAGGAACTGCGGGCGATCGCGGCGATGGCGCCGATTGAACGCCTGCTGGTGGAGACGGATGCACCTTATCTCGCACCGGAACCCTTCCGGGGCAAGCGCAATGAGCCCGCGCATGTCGGCTATACCGCGCGCGTTCTTGCAGAGGTGAAGGGGATGGATGAAGCTGCCCTGATCGCCGCGACCACCGCCAATTTCGAACGCCTCTTCGCGAAAGTCGGCCGGGATGAGCTGGTCGCCAATGCGGAAGGACGTGCCTCGTGACGATGAGTGTTACCGTTCTCGGTTGTGGATCATCCGGTGGCGTCCCGCGCGTCGGCGGCGGGTGGGGTGCTTGCGACCCCGGCGAGCCGCGCAACCGGCGCAGGCGGTGTTCGGTTCTCGTCGAGCGGCGCGGTAGCGGAGGAACAACCCGCGTGCTGATCGACACATCGCCGGACCTCCGGGAACAGTTGCTGTCGGCGAATGTCGACCATCTCGACGGCGTGCTCTACACGCATCAGCACGCGGACCATACCCACGGCATAGACGACTTACGGCCGCTGTCGCTGCGTATGCGTCGTCCCATCGATGTCTATGCGAACCGAGCGACTGGCGAGTTCCTGCGGGAAACCTTCGGCTATTGCTTCGCGACGCCCCTCGACAGCGAATATCCGCCTTTCCTGATAGAGCATTCTCTTCAGGCCGGACGAGCGGTCGTCATCGAGGGGCCTGGTGGTGCCGTCACCGCCATGCCGTTCTCGATGCAGCACGGCCGTCTTGAAGCTTACGGATTTCGGATCGGCGATTTCGCCTACGCCACCGACATCAACCACATGCCGGAGGCGAGCGTGCCCTACGTCATGGGGCTCGACGTTCTGATCCTGGATGCGCTGCGCTACACGCCGCATGCGACGCATTTCAGCGTGTCGGAAGCGCTGGCGCTCATCGATCGCGTGACGCCGAGACAGGCTTTCCTGACGAATCTCCATAACGATCTCGACTATGGTAAGTTATCCGGCGAACTGCCCACCGGCATCGAGCCCGCCTATGATGGATTGTCGATCGTCATAAGCCACTGAGGTCATGGCGAATGGACCGGCGACATTTCGCCATCCAGTGACGACGTGCTCGCACTCCCGGAAAGTTCATTAAATTTTCCTGTGGGATGCTGCCTCCGCGAGGCCGTTGGCGCGGGCTGCATTGCTGCTCATCGGCATTCTCCCATCCTTGATTGTATCGCGCAAGGCATGCAGCTTAAGCGCGCAATCGGTCGAGGCATGGATGGACATGCGGCGCGACGGGCCCTGCCGGACTTCCAGGCTTGATGAGATCGAGGGCAACTCGTTCATCATCCAGCCTGCGAAATCGTTGCGTCTGCGGTGGCTGACGATGCTGGCATTTGCGTTTGCCCTTGCTGGTACTGCCTCATCCGCTGAAGCTGAGGCCTGCACCCGCCACCTCAGCGATGTCGCGAATGCCGGATCCCCTTGCGGCCGGGAGACTCGGTTGATCGACGTCGCGCAGTTGGATCCGGCGACCAGACTGAGCGAGCTTTCGCTGACGAAAATCGAGGCGACCCCGGCCGGTGAGACCCGATTCGGCGTCGAGATCGTCACACGGCTGGGGCCGCAAACCGTCTCGCCTGCTGATCTCCTCTGGTTTCAGGCCGCCTTCGTCGAAGGGGACCTCAAGGCTGGGGTGAGCGCGGGAACGGCCGCCGTACAGACCACCCAGCCCGAGCTGCCGCAGACTGTGCCGCAAGCGGAGAGTTGGAGCCTGTCGGGCGGGCTTGTTCACCATTGGCTGCCGAACCTTCGGCATACGGTTTTCGCAAATCTCGCCTGGCAGGAGCCGCCAAGGATCGCTTTGCGGGCCCAGGGAGATGACCACGGAAGACTGACTTTGGGCACAGGCACGCGACTGACCTGGTCGCCGGTCGCGAACATGGATCTCGGTCTGGAAGTGCTTTACACGCGCTCCGGCGAATTCGTGAGCCGGCGCATCGGTTTCAAGGATCTGACCCTGGATGGGACGATCGATGCGCGTGTGCGTTTCAACAAGGGGTTCTAGGGAACGGGCTTACGGGTGCTGCCGGACAGCTTTGGGACAAGAAAATGCAGTAATATGAAATGCTTTCGCCTGTCTTTTGATTCAAATTGCAAGCTGCTCGTTTGTTGAGTTCAGGTTCCGAGGCCCCTACGGCATCCGCGCATCGATGCCTTGTACGAAGCGCAGGATGGCCTTCATCACGGCGGGTTCCCAAGTGAGCGGCGTGTGGCCCTGGTCCGGGATGGTCAGGGCTTCCATCTTGGGGTAGCGGGCCTGCATGGCAGACAATGTCGCTTCAGACAGGATATCCGAATTGGCGCCCCGTATCGTCAGCATCGGCACGTTGCGCAAAAGATCACAGTAGCTCCAGAGTTCCGGTAGCGGCTCCTCCAGATCAACGCTTTCGAGCGTCTTCACCAGCGCCGGATCATAGGCGGGAATGAGCTTGCCTTTTTCCTCCACCCATGTACGGCGCGCGAGAAGGTCCCAGTCGGCATCGCCTAGCGCAGGGAATTGGGCGCTTGAGAGCAGCTTGAGGATTCCGACGGCCTCGCGGAAATCAGCCGGTGTCGGCAGCTTGCCGATATAGCCGCGAATGCGAATCAGCCCGCGCGGATCGAGAACAGGGCCAACATCGTTAAGGACGGCTCCTTTCACGACGCCGGCGCGCGCAACCGCCAGCGCCATGATGAGCAGACCTCCGCGCGATGTGCCGACGAAAATGGCCTCTGGCACACCAAGCGCGGTCAGGACCTGGAGCAGGTCATCGACCTCCACCTGGGGATCGTAGTGCGTCCAGTCCTTGTCCCATTCCGAGAGGCCGCGGCCACGATAGTCAACGGCAAGGACACGGCGCGGACGGCGGGCGTCAGAAGCAAGGGCTATCGCGAGTTCATGGAAATCCGCGGCCGTGCGAGCAAGCCCCGGCAGGCACACCACGGGCAGATATTCGCTGGGGTGGCTGCCGTAAATTCGGACATGAAGGCGCAGTCCATCGCTTGCACTTACAAATTCATCGCGGAAGCCGTCACTCACAGTCATCAGTCACCAGCACAGCACGCAACAAGACCCGGCAACATTGCCAGGCGACCTTATGACCGACCCTGGCGCGGCTGCCTACTGGAATGCACCCCGCCGGAGATCGCGCTCGATGAACAGGGCGGTTCGGTCACTCAGAATATGCCGGTAGACCTGAAGATTCTCCATAACACGTTGCACATAATTCCGTGTTTCCGGAAATGGGATGCGCTCGACCCAGTCGACCGTGTCAACGCCGTTGTCGCGCGGGTCACCATAGGCGGCGATCCACTTGCGCACGTTGCCGGGCCCAGCATTGTAGGCGGCGAAGGTCAGAATGTAGGACCCGCGCCAATAGCCGACGAGCTCGCCGAGATGCGCCGTGCCCAGAGTGGCGTTGTAGGCCGGATCACTCGTCAGGCGATCGACGTCGAAGGGCAGGCCTGCCTTCTGCGCGGTGGCTTTCGCGGTGGCGGGCATGAGTTGCATAAGCCCGCGCGCCCCGGCCGATGAAACCGCGTCCGCAGCGAAGGCGCTTTCCTGCCGGGCGATCGCATAGGTCATAGACCGCTCGACGCTATCACCCGCGGTTTCGAAGGTCGGAATTCCGCTTGTCGGAAAGGCCGTCCGGTCGAGGGGAAAGCCGCGGTAGAGCGCACGCTTGCCAACGACCAGCTCTGCCCGGGTGTCTCCTAACGAGGCCGCGATGTGCGCGACAGCGGTCATCGTGTCAGCACCCTGCACATTGCGTGCGAGTTCATCGAGCAGAAGAGTAGCGATCCGCCGCTCGTCGAGATGGTAAAGAAGCCGGATTGCTTGGACGATTTCGCCTTTCTCGAGCGACGCGCGCGCGAGGACATCGCCTTTCGGGGGCGGGTTAACCGGCAGATCGGTCATGCCGAGCTTGGCGCGCGCGAGCTGCCCGTAATAGGTGGTGACGTGCTGGGCTGCAGCCTCATAGAACGTGTCCGCCTCGCCGGGGTGCTTTGCGGCTTCGGCAGCTCGGCCGCGCCAGTAGGCCACGCGCGCGACGGAGGTCGGCAGGTCGGCGTGCGGCTCAGCTGCCGCGAAATGCTCCGCGGCTCGATCGGGCTTGTCGAGGAAGCGCAAGGCGATCCAGCCGGCGAGCATCTCTGTCTCGATCGTGTCCGTCTCGCTGACCGCAACATTCGGCCTGATGATGTCGTAGGCCAGTTGCGGCTTGCCTGCCTCGAGCAAGCCGCGCGCAAGGCGCTGGCGCTCTTTCGCCCATTGGTCGCCTTCGACGACGGCCTCGCGCTTGGTCGGCGCCTTCAGCATGATCGCCGCGGCTTCCTCGCGCTTTCCGTCGCGACGCAGCTCCTGTGCTTCGACGAATTGGATCAGCGGCTCCGCCCGTTCCGAGGCACTGAGGTTGTTGAGTGCAGCCTTCATGTTGCCGCCGCGATCGATCGTCATGCGGGCCTTCAGGAGCTTAACCTCGGTGGGGCCGATATCGGCAGCCAGACGTTGGGCCGATGCCCAGTCCTTGCGGAAGGCGAGGCGCTCCAGCCGCGCGCGATTGTTGTCTGCGGTGAAGACCGCGGGAAAGCTCTCCCGCATGGCGCGCTCGAGATCCCGATCAACCGGGTCGTTGCGCCAGGCATCCTGAACCAGGGCGTGGGCCTTGTCCGGGACCTTCATCTCCGAGCCTTTGTCGCTCGGTTGAGGGTCCTTGTCCTCGGCGGCCTGTTGGTAGGCGAGCGCCAGAGCGTATTTGCCGTCAGCGCTTTCAGGCTCGCGTCCGGAGAAGAAGGATAGCGTCGCGGCGGGCGATAGCTTCTGCCGCCACATCGCGCGCTCCGCGTAACGCTGCGTAATGTCGCTCTGAGGCCAGTCGGCCCGGTTCGTCAGGAAAGCCGAAAGGCGCTTGAAGCCTAGATGCGAGCCGTTGTGGCGGATGGCGATCCATTCGACGAGCGTGCGCGCGGCCGCGCCCGATAGTCCAGCGGCGAGCTCATCGCCCTCGGCGATGTTCCCCTTGCGATAAAGGTCGATGATCCGCGTGACCGTGTCGGCTTCCGCGGTGATGGCATCAAGGTCGGGGCGGGCCATCGAAAGGGCATGGAGCGGCTTGGTGTCGCGGCTCTGCATCTGGTCCGGGCCGGCATACGCGAGGGTCGCCGGATCGGTGTTCACCGGCGTGGGCGTCGTCTCGGTCGGATCAGCCTCCGCGATGGCTTCCGTGGGTGAGGTGGCCCCCTCAGCCGCGGCTCTCTCTGCTGCCGGGACAGGGGGCGTGGGTGCGAGCGCAGGCGCTTCCGCCTCCTTGTCGCGAGGAGGGGCCTGTATCTGAACCGGCGTTCTATCCGGCCACACCACAGCGGTTGAGAGAACGGCAACCGCGATTCCCGCCAGAAGGCGCGTTCTCGGCTTCATCCGGCTACTCCCGAACTCGAGCACGGACACACTACACCTGCGTTAGGAAAGTTGTCGCTCTTGGATCTTAACGAATTCCAAATCACCCGCATCACACCTTTACTATGCTGGCCTTTTGCGCCATCACCTTGAGGAGGCTATGACTTCCTCCGTGTGCTGGCGGCCGAACCGCCGCACCGAAAAACGCTGCATGGGAGATTCCCCTCGCGGGGAAAACCACACCGATGACTTCACGCTCTCCCTTCAAGGGATCGATCACTGCGCTCGTTACGCCTTTCCGCGATGGTGCCCTCGACGAGGCCGCGTTTCGCGCCCATGTCGACTGGCAGATCGAGAACGGCACCCATGGCCTCGTCCCTGTCGGCACGACGGGAGAAAGCCCCACATTGTCCCATGCCGAGCACAAACAGGTGGTCGAATGGTGCGTTGCCGCCGCTGGCGGGCGCGTACCGGTCATAGCTGGCGCCGGCTCCAACAACACGGCAGAAGCCGTCGATCTGGCGCGTCACGCCGAGAATGCCGGCGCCCAGGGCGTGCTGGTCGTGACCCCGTACTACAACAAGCCCGGCCAGGAAGGGCTCTATCAGCATTTTAAGGCCATCAATGACGCCATCGGCATCCCTATTCTGATCTACAACATCCCCTCGCGTTCGGTGATCGACATGTCCGTCGACACCATGAAGCGGCTGTTCGAGCTTCCGAACATCGCGGGGGTCAAGGACGCGACCGCCAATGTGGCGCGCGTGAGCTTGCAGCGCGCGGCGATGGGACCGCACTTTAACCAACTTTCTGGCGAAGATGCGACAGCGCTCGGTTTCATGGCGCATGGAGGCGATGGCTGCATCTCTGTCAGCGCTAATGTCGCGCCGAAACTGTGCTCGGAGTTCCAGGAGGCGTGCCTGCGCGGGGATTACGCGAGCGCCCTGGCGATCCAGGATCGGTTGATGCCGCTGCATACGGCGCTTTTCATCGAGACCAATCCGTCGCCTGCCAAAGCCGCGCTTGCGCTGCTCGGGCGCATGTCTCAGGAGACGCGACTGCCGATGGTGCCTGTCTCCGATGCCACGCGGCAGACGCTCCGCGAGGCCTTGGTCCATGCAGGGCTGATCAACGGGTGAGGTGTGATGTCTGCCGGTAAGGAGACGACGCGGAACGTTGCCGAGAACCGGAAGGCGCGCTTCAACTACGAGATCGTCGAGAAGATCGAAGCCGGTATCGCTTTGACCGGCACGGAGGTCAAATCGCTCAGGGAAGGCAAGGCGACCATCACGGAAGCCTATGCCGGCCCCTCCGGCGAGGAGTTCCTGCTGTTCAACGCCTATATCCCGGAATATCTGCAGGCCAATCGCTTCAATCACGAGACCCGGCGCCCCCGGAAGCTCCTGCTGCATAAGCGTCAGATCAACAAGTTGATCGGCGCCACACAGCGCCAAGGCTTCACGGTCGTCCCCCTGAGGATCTATTTCAATCCCAAAGGACGCGCGAAGGTGGAGATCGCGCTGGCGCGCGGCAAGAACCTCGGCGACAAGCGCGAGACCGAGAAGAAGCGCGATTGGGATCGCGAGCGCTCACGTCTGATGCGCGAGAAGGGCTGAGGGCCGCCTTCGATCGGAGCGACTGTCGAGATCAGGTCTCACCGTCGAGGAAGGCACGCACACGCCGGAACACGGCCCGAAACATTTCAGGCGTCAGAACGCGGGTGTTCGTGTTGTAGCGCGAGCAGTGGTAGCTGTCGAACAGCCGGACCGGGCCGATGTCGTGTTCGGCCCCATGGCTGAAGGGGACGCGGCCGGGCTTGCTGCCCAAGGCGCGGACGACACTCTCATGGGCGATACGGCCGAGCGCCACGGCCGCCGATAGCCGTGGCAAGCTGTTGATCTGGGCGGTTAAAAACGAGCGGCAGGTCGTGATTTCCACGCCGGTCGGCTTGTTCTGTGGCGGTACGCAGCGGACAGCGTTGACAATAATGCCGTCGTCAAGCGCAAGACCGTCGTCTGGAGCGGCACGGTAGTGGCCATGCGCAAAGCCGAACTCAGCGAGTGTGGCGTAGAGAAGGTCTCCGGCGTAGTCGCCTGTGAACGGGCGGCCCGTCCGGTTGGCACCGCGTAGGCCGGGCGCCAGCCCGACGATCATCAGGCGGGCTTCGGATGGCCCGAAGGCAGGAACCGGCGCATTGTGCCAGCGAGGCTCACGCGCGCGCCACTCTTGCCGGAATGCAACAAGACGCGGGCAGAGCGGGCAATCGGGGCCCGGCTCAGCCGCGTCGTGCTGCACCTTGCGCTGCGTTAGCGCGGTCAAGGAGACTCAAGGCCGTCTTCGTCGCTCGGCTGCCGGATGCCATAACGTTTCTCAACGGTATAGCGCGAGCGGGTGTTGTCGGCCTTGTCCTCGAAGCCGAGCGGCCTCGGACGGTCCGTCCGCTCGGTAGGATCACGACCGATGCGGGAGGCAAGCTGCATGATCTCAATGAACTCATCCGCTTGGCGCCGCAGTTCGTCGGCGATCATGGGCGGCTGGGTTGAAATAGTCGAGATCACCGACACGCGCACGCCCCGGCGCTGCATGGCCTCCACGAGCGAGCGGAAATCTCCGTCGCCAGAGAACAGGATCATCTCGTCGATATAGGGGGCGAGCTCCAGCGCATCGATCGCGAGCTCGATATCCATGTTGCCCTTGACCTTGCGTCGGCCGGCAGAATCGACAAATTCCTTGGTGGGCTTTGTGACGACCCGATAACCGTTATAATCGAGCCAATCTATCAGTGGTCGAATAGAGGAATATTCCTGATCTTCGATCAGCGCCGTGTAATAGAAGGCGCGCACGAGATTCCCCCGCCCCTTGAATTCCTTCAAAAGACGCTTGTAGTCGATGTCGAAGCCTAATGTCTTCGTCGTGGCATAGAGGTTCGCCCCATCGATAAATAACGCGAGACGTTGTGGGCTTGTCATTGATTGTATCTCGATTAGGCGTTTTACAGAGTCGAACCTGTCGTCCGAAGACGGCGTTGTGAAAAATGTTTCAGTATCACCAA
This portion of the Chelatococcus sp. YT9 genome encodes:
- a CDS encoding alpha/beta hydrolase, with amino-acid sequence MTVSDGFRDEFVSASDGLRLHVRIYGSHPSEYLPVVCLPGLARTAADFHELAIALASDARRPRRVLAVDYRGRGLSEWDKDWTHYDPQVEVDDLLQVLTALGVPEAIFVGTSRGGLLIMALAVARAGVVKGAVLNDVGPVLDPRGLIRIRGYIGKLPTPADFREAVGILKLLSSAQFPALGDADWDLLARRTWVEEKGKLIPAYDPALVKTLESVDLEEPLPELWSYCDLLRNVPMLTIRGANSDILSEATLSAMQARYPKMEALTIPDQGHTPLTWEPAVMKAILRFVQGIDARMP
- a CDS encoding MBL fold metallo-hydrolase, with translation MSVTVLGCGSSGGVPRVGGGWGACDPGEPRNRRRRCSVLVERRGSGGTTRVLIDTSPDLREQLLSANVDHLDGVLYTHQHADHTHGIDDLRPLSLRMRRPIDVYANRATGEFLRETFGYCFATPLDSEYPPFLIEHSLQAGRAVVIEGPGGAVTAMPFSMQHGRLEAYGFRIGDFAYATDINHMPEASVPYVMGLDVLILDALRYTPHATHFSVSEALALIDRVTPRQAFLTNLHNDLDYGKLSGELPTGIEPAYDGLSIVISH
- the smpB gene encoding SsrA-binding protein SmpB, which translates into the protein MSAGKETTRNVAENRKARFNYEIVEKIEAGIALTGTEVKSLREGKATITEAYAGPSGEEFLLFNAYIPEYLQANRFNHETRRPRKLLLHKRQINKLIGATQRQGFTVVPLRIYFNPKGRAKVEIALARGKNLGDKRETEKKRDWDRERSRLMREKG
- a CDS encoding uracil-DNA glycosylase, which produces MTALTQRKVQHDAAEPGPDCPLCPRLVAFRQEWRAREPRWHNAPVPAFGPSEARLMIVGLAPGLRGANRTGRPFTGDYAGDLLYATLAEFGFAHGHYRAAPDDGLALDDGIIVNAVRCVPPQNKPTGVEITTCRSFLTAQINSLPRLSAAVALGRIAHESVVRALGSKPGRVPFSHGAEHDIGPVRLFDSYHCSRYNTNTRVLTPEMFRAVFRRVRAFLDGET
- the metG gene encoding methionine--tRNA ligase; protein product: MAETFYITTPIFYPNGAPHIGHAYTVIATDALARFQRLDGKDVLFLSGTDEHGLKMQQTAEKEGVTAKELADRNSAVFQTLLKHLHCSNDDFIRTTEPRHYEACQAIWKAMAANGDIYLDRYAGWYSVRQEAYFEESETKVGDDGVRREPLGSPVEWNEEESYFFRLSAYQDRLLAFYEANPDFIGPTERRNEVISFVKSGLRDLSVSRTTFDWGVPVPDDPKHVMYVWVDALTNYITAAGYPDAAAPKWRYWPASAHIIGKDILRFHAVYWPAFLMAAGIEPPKRVFAHGFLFNRGEKMSKSVGNVIDPFELVERYGLDQVRYFFLREVPFGQDGSYSHEAIVNRTNADLANDLGNLAQRSLSMIAKNCDGKVPAPSAFAPADEALLAAADALMPKARAAIADFALHSLLAETWAVVAEANRYFASQEPWTLRKTDPARMATVLYVTAEVLRQVAILVQPVTPNAAEKLLDLLAISPEARNFAALGSAGRLAEGGALPPPAPIFPRYVEPEAAGEGQGA
- the dapA gene encoding 4-hydroxy-tetrahydrodipicolinate synthase, producing MTSRSPFKGSITALVTPFRDGALDEAAFRAHVDWQIENGTHGLVPVGTTGESPTLSHAEHKQVVEWCVAAAGGRVPVIAGAGSNNTAEAVDLARHAENAGAQGVLVVTPYYNKPGQEGLYQHFKAINDAIGIPILIYNIPSRSVIDMSVDTMKRLFELPNIAGVKDATANVARVSLQRAAMGPHFNQLSGEDATALGFMAHGGDGCISVSANVAPKLCSEFQEACLRGDYASALAIQDRLMPLHTALFIETNPSPAKAALALLGRMSQETRLPMVPVSDATRQTLREALVHAGLING
- a CDS encoding lytic transglycosylase domain-containing protein, translating into MKPRTRLLAGIAVAVLSTAVVWPDRTPVQIQAPPRDKEAEAPALAPTPPVPAAERAAAEGATSPTEAIAEADPTETTPTPVNTDPATLAYAGPDQMQSRDTKPLHALSMARPDLDAITAEADTVTRIIDLYRKGNIAEGDELAAGLSGAAARTLVEWIAIRHNGSHLGFKRLSAFLTNRADWPQSDITQRYAERAMWRQKLSPAATLSFFSGREPESADGKYALALAYQQAAEDKDPQPSDKGSEMKVPDKAHALVQDAWRNDPVDRDLERAMRESFPAVFTADNNRARLERLAFRKDWASAQRLAADIGPTEVKLLKARMTIDRGGNMKAALNNLSASERAEPLIQFVEAQELRRDGKREEAAAIMLKAPTKREAVVEGDQWAKERQRLARGLLEAGKPQLAYDIIRPNVAVSETDTIETEMLAGWIALRFLDKPDRAAEHFAAAEPHADLPTSVARVAYWRGRAAEAAKHPGEADTFYEAAAQHVTTYYGQLARAKLGMTDLPVNPPPKGDVLARASLEKGEIVQAIRLLYHLDERRIATLLLDELARNVQGADTMTAVAHIAASLGDTRAELVVGKRALYRGFPLDRTAFPTSGIPTFETAGDSVERSMTYAIARQESAFAADAVSSAGARGLMQLMPATAKATAQKAGLPFDVDRLTSDPAYNATLGTAHLGELVGYWRGSYILTFAAYNAGPGNVRKWIAAYGDPRDNGVDTVDWVERIPFPETRNYVQRVMENLQVYRHILSDRTALFIERDLRRGAFQ
- a CDS encoding NYN domain-containing protein is translated as MTSPQRLALFIDGANLYATTKTLGFDIDYKRLLKEFKGRGNLVRAFYYTALIEDQEYSSIRPLIDWLDYNGYRVVTKPTKEFVDSAGRRKVKGNMDIELAIDALELAPYIDEMILFSGDGDFRSLVEAMQRRGVRVSVISTISTQPPMIADELRRQADEFIEIMQLASRIGRDPTERTDRPRPLGFEDKADNTRSRYTVEKRYGIRQPSDEDGLESP
- a CDS encoding TatD family hydrolase translates to MLVDSHCHLDYYQTDLDAILARAQAAGVRRLVTISTLVSQFDTYRALAERNPGVFFSVGTHPHQVGEEPDVPVSRLVALSAHPRCIAIGEAGLDYFYDRNPRDLQQAVFRTHIAAARDSGLPLVIHARSADEDMIAILKDEIRAGTFTAVLHCFSSGRELAEVGLELGLYLSFSGILTFRRSEELRAIAAMAPIERLLVETDAPYLAPEPFRGKRNEPAHVGYTARVLAEVKGMDEAALIAATTANFERLFAKVGRDELVANAEGRAS